A segment of the Paracoccus suum genome:
TCGACCTGCGCGCCGACCTGGCCGTCCTGACCCGCACCGTGCGCGCCTTGGGCGAGCCGCTGCCGCCCAGCGATCACGGGGCCTGAGATGGCACTCGGGCGGCGCGGCGGGCGGTTCGAGACCAACATCTGGCCCGGATTCGTCGATGCGATGACCGGCCTCGTGCTGGTCATCATGTTCGTGCTGACCATCGTGATGGTGGTCCAGGGGGTGATGCGCGATCAGCTGAGCACGCAGGACCGTCGCCTCGGCGAGTTGGGCGATCAGGTGGCCCAGCTGGGGCAGGCGCTCGGTACCGCGCAGGGCGAGCGTGACGCGGCAGAGGCGGCGCGCGCGCAGGCCGCGGGCGAGGCCCTGGCGCTGTCGCGCGACCTGGCGCTGCGCAGCGAGGACCTGGCCGGCGCGCGCGCCCGCGTGACCGATGCCGAGGCACAGATCGCGACGCTGATCGCCGCCCGTGCCGCCGACAAGGCGGCGGCCGAGGCGCGCGAGCAGCAGCTGACCGCCCGCAGCACGGCCGCCGAAGGCAGGGCCTCGGCCGCCGAGCTCGCGGTTGCGAGCGCGCGCGCCGAGATCGACGACAAGACCGCCGCCGCCCGGCTGGACGCTGCCCGCGCCGAGGCGCTGGAGGCGCTCATCGCCGACCTGCGCGCCAAGGGGAACGCCAGCACCACGGCCCTCGACGAGGCCCGCACGAAACTGAGCGAGGCCGAGGCCGCGCGCCTGACCGATGCCGCCGCCGCCGAAGCGCTGCGTGCCAAGCTGGGCCAGTCGCAGGCCGAGATGTCGGCCATGAGCCTCGCCCTAGAGGAAAGTCGCAAGCGGGCCGAGGACACCCTAACGCTGCTGGCCGCGGCCGACGCCGCCAAGGAGGATGCGCGCGCCGAGGGCCTCAGCGAGGCCCAGCGTCAGGCGGCGCTGCTGAAGATCGCCAATGACAAGCTGGCGGGTCAGGAAGCGCTGTCGGCCGAGGGCGCGCGCAAGGTTGCCGCCCTGAACGCGCAGGTCGCGGCGCTGAACCGGCAGCTGGCGCAACTGCAGGGGGTGTTGCAATCGGGCGGCGAGGCACAGGCCGCTGCCGAACTGAAGGTCGCCGACCTCGGCCGTCAGCTGAACGCCGCGCTGCTGAACGCGGCCGAGGGCGAAAAGGCCAAGGCTGCCCTGCAGGCCGAGCGCGCCGCCAAGGCGGATGCCGAGGCCAAGCTGGCTGCCGAGCGCGCCGCAACCGCCGAGGCCAAGGCCCAGGATCTGACGCGCTACCGGTCGGAGTTCTTTGGTCGCCTCAGCGCCATTCTGGCCGGGCGGCAAGGCGTCAAGGTCGTGGGCGACCGCTTCGTCTTTTCCTCGGACGTGGTGTTCCCCGCGGCCGAGGCGACCCTGTCAGCCGAGGGCAGGGCGCAGATCGCCCAGGTCACAGCCCAGTTGAAGGAGATTGCGGCCGAGATCCCGCCCGAGGTCGACTGGATCCTGCGCGTCGATGGCCACACCGACAACACGCCCCTGTCGGGCCAGGGGCAGTTCGCCGACAACTGGGCGCTGAGCCAGGCACGGGCCCTCGCCGTGGTGCGCTACATGGTGGACGATCTGGGCTTTCCGCCGGACCGCCTCGCCGCCGCGGGCTTTGGCGAGTTCCGTCCGGCCGAGCCCGGCGACACGCCCGAGGCGCGCGCCGCCAATCGCCGCATCGAGCTGAAGCTGACCGAACGCTAGCCTTCAGGTCGAGCCGGGCGTCAGTCGTCGCATGAGCAGCCACGCAACCGCCGAACAGACGGCTGCGGCCGCGATCACCGGCACCGGCGTTCCGTTGTAGAGCTGCCCGACGGGCGCCGCGATCAGCATCGCGCCCACGGTCGACAGCGCCGCGACCAGCGAAGCGACCATGCCGGCGATATGGCCCATTCGGTGCAGCGCGATGGCGTTCAGGTTGCCGAAGGTGACCCCGGCCATTGTGAAGAGGCTCACCGCCCATACAAAGAAGGCGGCAAAGCGCCACGGCTCGGGGATCGCGCCGGTGGTGACAAGGATCAGCATGATGCAGGCAAAGATCGCCTGCGCGGCATAGGCGGTCGAGGCGATGCGCCGCATGCCCAGCCGCACTACCAGCCGCGCGTTGAGGATCGTCCCGCAGGCTGACAGGAGCGCCATCGCGGCAAACCACAGCGGGAACTGATCGCCGCGGGCATAAGCCTCGCCGAACAGTTGCTGGGCCGAGGACAGCAGCGCAAACATCTGGCCAAAGCCGAGTGCGATGGTCGCGGTGCAGATCACGACGTCGCGGTCCGACAGCGCCTCGCGCACCGCGGCTGCGAGGGTGCGCAGGTGCAGCGGCCGCCGCCGCTCGGCCGGCAGTGTCTCGGGTTGGCGCAGGCCGATCCAGCTGCTGGCGAGGAGGGCAAAGACGATGAAGGCGCCGAACACGCCGCGCCAGCCCGCGATGGCGATGATCGCCTGCCCGATCGAGGGGGCGATGGCCGGCACGAGGATGAAGAGCATGTTGACCAGCGACATCACGCGCGCCATTTCGCGCCCTTGCAGCAGATCCCGCACCAGGGCGAGCACGGCGATCCGCGGGCCCGAGGCGCCGATGCCCTGGATGACCCGCGCGATCAGCAGTGCCTCGATCGAGTTGGCAAGCATGGCGGCGACGGCGCCGATCAGGTAGATTACGAAGCCGCCGATGATCGTCGGCTTGCGCCCGATGGCGTCGGAAATCGGCCCGGTAAAGAGCGTGCCCCCGCCGAGGCCGATCATGAACGCCGTCAACACCAGCTGCGCGCGGTTCACATCGCCCGGCACCATCTCGGCGGCGATCTGTGGCAGCGCCGGCAGCATCGCGTCGATGGAAAAGGCGACAACCGCAAAGGTGAACGCCAGCACCGCCACGAACTCGGGCATCGAGAGGGCGCGGCGCGGCCGGGACAGGATAGAGGGTGAGGGCATGGACATCGGACACCTCGCTGGACCGCCGGTCGGTAGGCCCGCGCGCCGGGCTTGGCAAGGCGCGAACCGCCATTCCAGGCGCAGACATTTTTCCGGTCCGGCGAAGCCCAGGTTCTGAATTTGCGAACCGCTGGCGCGGTCAGCCGACGAAGCTTCGGAACACGTCCTCCAGATCCGCCTCTTCGGTCGACAGATCGCGCACGCGCACCCCGCCGAGGCGCAGCGCCTCGAGGATCGCGTCGGCGGAGACCTGCGACGGCGCATAGGTAAAGGCGAGGCGACCCCGGTCGCGCACACTGACCGCCACGCCCTCAGGCATGGGCGGGGCACTCGCGCCGCCGCTGTCGATCACCAACACCTTGCGGTCGGCGGCCGCCAGCAGGTCGCTGGTGCTGGCGCGGGTCACGAGCTGGCCGCGGTCGATGATCGCGATCTCGTCGCACATCGACTGCGCCTCCTCGAGGTAATGGGTCGTCAGGATAATGGTCATCCCTTGCGCGTTCAGGCGCCGGACATTGGTCCACAGCATTTCGCGCAGGCCGATGTCGACGCCGGCAGTCGGCTCGTCCAGCACCAGCACCTGCGGACGGTGGACGAGTGCCTTGGCCAGCAGCAACCGCCGCTTCATCCCGCCTGACAGGTTGCGGCTATAGGCTTCAGCCTGATCGCTGAGGCCGACAAGGGCCAGCAGCTCGTCCGTCCAGCGCTCGCGCGGGGGCACGCCGTAAAGCCCGGCCTGCATCTCCAGGCTGACGCGGGGCGACAGGAAGGGGTCGATGTTCAGTTCTTGCGGCATGACACCGATGGCCGCGCGGGACTGGCGGGGGTTCACGTCCTGGTCGAATCCCCAGATCGTGACGCGCCCCTCGGTCTTGCGGACAAGCCCGGCGAGGATGTTGATCGTGGTCGACTTGCCCGCGCCATTCGGCCCCAGAAGTCCGAAGATCGAGCCCGCCGGAATGGTCAGATCAATCCCGCGCAATGCCTCGCGCGGGGCACCGCGGCCGGCCGGCGCATAGGTCTTGCGCAGGCCGGTGATTTCGATTGCCGGGGTGGCGGGCGGGGCCGTCTGGCCCGACGTCAGGTTGCGGGGCTGGCTTGCTGCGAGGCGCGGATCGTCTATCATGCCAGCGTTAAAGCCGCACCGCTGCGCCGGGGCAAGACCGAGAGAGAACATGGACATCATCCGCGCCTCGAACATTCCGCTGTCCACCAACCAGCAGCCCGGCGATGCCGTCATTCCGGCCCCCCGAACCGAGGTGGTCAGCCAGTGGAAAGTCGCCTGCGACGGCAGCGAGGCGCTGGAGATGGGACATCCGCGTGTCTGGCTGGCGATCTCGCCCCAGACCGGGTTCGTCGATTGCGGCTATTGCGACAAGCGGTTCGTGATCGATCCGGCCGCAGGCGCGGACCACTGAGCATGCGGGCCTCGACCGTCAGGTTCGGCCCGCACCGCATTGCCGCATGGAGCATGGGTCAGGGGCCCGGCCTGCTGCTTGTGCATGGCACGCCGTTTTCAGCGCATGTCTGGCATCGCATCACGCCGCATCTTGCGCCGCATTTCACCGTCCACAGCTTCGATCTGCTGGGCTATGGGCAGTCCGACATGCCGGACGCCGATGTCTCGCTGGGCGTGCAGAACGGCGTTCTGGGCGCGGTGATGGATCACTTTGGCCTCAACCGGCCATCCGTGATCGCGCATGACTTCGGCGGCGCGACCGCGCTGCGCGCGCATCTGCGGGACGGGCGAGACTACGCGCGCCTGCTGTTGATTGACCCGGTGGCGATCCGTCCCTGGGGCAGCCCCTTTGTTGCCCATGTGCGCCGGCACGAGGCCGCCTTTGCCGGCCTGCCGCCCTATATCCACGCGGCAATTCTTGCCGCCTACCTTCGCGGCGCCTCGCATCGCGGCCTGACGGACACGGGCCTCACGCCCTACCTCGATCCCTGGACCGGCGCCAAGGGTCAGGAGGCCTTCTATCGCCAGATCGCGCAGATGGACCCGGTTCACACCGATGAGATCGAGCCGCTCCTGGGCACCGTCCGCTGTCCGGTGCGGCTGCTCTGGGGCGTCCGGGATGACTGGATCCCCCTTGCCGATGGCCGCCGTCTGGCGGCGATGCTGCCGGATTGCCCGCTGACCGAGGTCGCAGGCGCCGGGCATCTGATGCAAGAGGATGCGCCCGAAGCGATCGTCGGCGCGGCGCTGGAATTCCTGCGTCACTGACGGCTGCCTCGCGCACCCGTTGCTGGACATTCCCGGCCCCCCGCCGCAGGGTCCGCGCCATTGACCGCGACCCCCAAGGCCCCTGATGCAGCGCAGCAGCCGACCCTTTGCCCCGTTCGAGTTCATGATCGCCTGGCGCTATCTGCGCGCGCGCCGGGCCGAGGGCGGGGTCAGCGTCATGACCTGGATCAGCCTGATCGGCATCGCCCTTGGCGTCATGGCACTGATCGCGACCATGGCGGTGCGCTCGGGCTTTCGGGCCGAGTTCGTGGACACGATCCTCGGCGCCAACCCGCACACGACCCTTTACATGGCGCCGCGCCAGATCGACGACGAGACGGCAGTGCCGGGGATCATCAGTGATTACGACGCCCTGACGCAGGCCGTTGCAGCCTTGCCCGGGGTCACGCGCGCGACCGCGGTGGTCAAAGGGCAAGTGCTGGTCCAGGCCGGAGATCGCTCAAACATCGGGCAGGTCTATGGCCTGACGCTGGCCGATCTGAAGGCGATCCCGCGCGTCGCGGACGCCGAGACCGGGATCGGCAACATAGATGATTTCGACAGCGGCATCGCCATCGGCAGCGGCATCGCGCGCGAGCTTGGTGTCGGCGTCGGCAGCAGCGTGCGCCTGATCTCGCCCGATGGCGCGCAGACCGCCTTTGGCACGACGCCGCGTGTCAACGCCTACAAGGTGGCCTATATCTTCACCGCTGGGCGCTATGACATCGACCAGACCCGCGTCTACATGCCGCTGGCCGAAGCGCAGTCCTTCTTTAACCGCGAGGACGCCGCCGACGAGATCCAGATCATGACCACCGACCCCGAGCGGGTCGACCGCCTGACGCCGGCGCTGCTGGCCGCGGGCGGCGAGGGGGCGCAGGTCTGGACCTGGCGCGACAGCTCGGGCCAGTTTCTCAAGGCGCTCGATATCGAGGATGACGTTATGTTCGTGATCCTGTCGATCCTGGTGCTGATCGCCTCGATGAACATCACCTCGGGGCTGATCATGCTGGTCAAGAACAAGGGCCGTGACATCGGCATCCTGCGCACCATGGGGCTGACCCAGGGCTCGATCCTGCGGGTGTTCTTTCTGTGCGGTGCCTTCACCGGAATCATCGGAACGCTGATCGGCGTGGTGCTGGGTGTGGCGCTGTCACTGAACATCAGCAGCATTATGGCGGCAGTGAACTGGCTGACGGGGGGCGGGGCATGGGACCCCGCGATCCGGGGGATTTATGAGCTTCCCGCAAAGCTGCGCGGGATCGACCTGCTCAAGGCGGTCAGCCTGTCGTTGGTGCTGAGCCTGGTCGTTACCTGGTTCCCGGCCCGCCGGGCCGCTCGCATGAACCCGGTGGAGGCCCTGCGCTATGAATGACGTGTTGCGCCTTCAGGGGATAGGCAAGACCTACAATCCCGGCACACCGGCCGCCGTCCCGGTGCTGTCCGATCTCGATCTCTCCATCGGCCGGGGCGAGGTCGTGGCCCTAGTCGCGCCGTCGGGCGCAGGCAAATCGACCCTGTTGCACATCGCCGGGCTGCTGGACACGCCGGACGAGGGACAGGTCGTCCTGCAGGGCCGCGATCTGACCGGGGCGTCGGACCGCCTGCGCACTCAGGCGCGCCGGCGCGAACTGGGCTTTGTCTATCAGTTCCACCACCTCCTGCCAGAGTTCTCGGCGCTGGAAAACGTGGTCCTGCCGCAACTGGCGAATGGCACGCCCGCTGGCGCTGCCCGGACCCGCGCGCGCAGCCTGCTGGCGCGCGTCGGCCTGACCGAACGCGAGGCGCATCGTCCCGCCGCCATGTCCGGCGGCGAGCAGCAGCGCGTCGCCTTCTGCCGCGCCCTCGCCAATGCCCCGGCGCTGATGCTGGCGGACGAGCCTACTGGCAACCTCGATCCCGGCACCGCCGATCAGGTATTCGACCTGCTGATGAATGTGGTTCGGGAAACCGGGCTATCGGCGCTAATCGCGACGCATAATATGGAGTTGGCCGGGCGGATGGACCGCGTGGTGCGGTTGGGGTGAGGGGGAAGAATCACGCTTAGTGACAATCTAACTAAGTCTTCTGTGACTGCAAGAATTCCGTTATATTGCAGACTGACTCCACCAAACTTATTGCGTTCAGAAAAGAATCTCCAGGGCGAATAGAAAATACCTCGTCGCCCTCCAGGTATCTGTAATTCATGTTTAAATAGTCCGCGCCAATACAATCTATCAATTCCCCGAGTACGGGACGAAGAATTAAGAATTTGTTGAAGGCTTGTGGATTTCCATCGAGGGATTCCTCTACGGCATTGGTCAGTGCATCCAAGCGATGGCCGAACTTCCCTGTCTTCAGCTGGTCGGTAGAGAATCCCAGTTGCGATAGACACGCTTTCAATGACACCTCGAGAGCTAGTCCCGGCGAGAAATGTAGCGCTATCCAACTTGAATCTTCGCGCGGGATATTATTTTCATTCAAATAATTATAGGAAATTTTCACGAGATTAAGGTGGCCGATTCCAGGGATGAGATAAGGCATATTCGGGGATTTCTTCCAATAGTGCTAACCACCAATCTTCTTCACCATAACTATTGTCGTGCCTATAATCTGATGCCCGCCTTATCGATCTAGTCAATCCTGCCTAAACATCCAGCTCCTCGACGAACTTGGCGTTCTCGCTGATATACTGGAAGCGTAGCTCCGGCTTCTTGCCCATCAGGCGCTCGACCAGATCGCCGGTCTCGCCGCCATCCTCGTCGTCGATGCTGACCCGGATCAACTTGCGGGTCTTGGGGTTCATGGTGGTGTCCTTCAGGTCCTTGGCGTCCATTTCGCCCAAGCCCTTGAACCGCTGCACGTCGATCTTGCCCTTGCCGCCGAGGCCCTTGGCCAGCCAGAGCTCTTTCTCGGCATCATCGGCGACATAGATGCGCGCCGCGCCCTGAGTCAGGCGGTAAAGCGGCGGGCAGGCGAGGTAGAGGTGCCCCTTGTCGATCATGCCGCGCATCTGGGTAAAGAAAAACGTCATCAGCAGGCTGGCGATATGGGCGCCGTCCACATCGGCGTCGGTCATGATGATGATCTTGTCATAGCGCAGATCGTCGAGGACGAAGCGGCTGCCCATCCCGGTGCCGAGGGCCTGGCAGAGATCCGACAGCTCCTGGTTGGCGCCCATTTTCGAGGAAGCGGCGCCCAGCACGTTCAGGATCTTGCCCTTCAGCGGCAGCAGCGCCTGCTTGGTGCGATCGCGCGCCATTTTGGCGCTGCCACCGGCGCTGTCGCCTTCGACGATGAACAGTTCGGTCCCCTCGCGGTTGGTAGCGCTGCAATCGACCAGCTTGCCGGGCAGGCGCAGCTTCTTGGTCGCGGACTTGCGAGCGGTTTCCTTTTCCTGGCGGCGGCGCAGACGTTCCTCGGCGCGCAGGACCAGGAAATCCAGGATCGCGCCAGCTGACTTGGGATCGGACACCAACCAGTTGTCAAAGTGATCGCGCACAGCGCCTTCGACCAGCCGGGCGGCGTCCGTGGTGGCGAGGCGGTCCTTGGTCTGGCCGACGAATTCGGGATCGCGAATAAAGCAGGACACCAGGGCGCAACCGCCGGTCAGCAGGTCCTCGCGGGTGATCGCCTCGGCCTTGCGGTTCTTGATGCGCTCGCCATAGGCGCGCACGCCCTTGAGGATCGCAGACCAGAAGCCGGCCTCATGGGTGCCGCCCTCGGGGGTCGGCACGGTGTTGCAGTAGGACTGGATGAAGCCATCGCGCGCGGGGGTCCAGTTGATCGCCCAGTCGACCTTGCCCGGCACGCTAAACTTTTCGGCAAAATCGACGCTGCCGGCGAAGGGGCGGTCGGCATAGATACTGACGGTGCTCAGTTGTTCGGCCAGGTAGTCGGCGAGGCCGCCGGGAAAATGAAACACGGCCTCGGCGGGGGTCTCGCCATCATCGATTTCGCTGCGCCAGCGGATCTCGACGCCACTGAACAGATAGGCCTTGGACTTGACCATGCGCATCATGCGCGCGGGCTTCAGCCGGTGGTGCCCAAAGATCTCCTCGTCGGGGTGGAAGGTGACCGTGGTGCCGCCCCGCTGCCGGGTCGGGCCGACCATTTCCACCGGCCCCTGCGGGATGCCGCGGCTGAAGGATTGCCGCCATAGCTCGCGGTTGCGGGCGACCTCGACCACCATCCGGTCAGACAGCGCGTTGACAACCGAGGCACCGACGCCGTGGAGCCCCCCCGAGGTCTGGTAGGCGTCCCCCGAGAACTTGCCACCGGCATGCAGGGTGCACAGGATCACCTCCAGCGCGGATTTTCCGGGAAACTTCGGGTGTGGGTCGACCGGGATGCCCCGGCCATCGTCGCGGACCGAGGCGCTGCCGTCGGCCATCAGGGTGACCTCGATCCGGCTTGCGTGGCCGGCGACGGCCTCGTCCATGCTGTTGTCGAGGATTTCGGCGACCAGGTGGTGCAGCGCGCGCTCGTCCGTGCCGCCGATATACATGCCTGGCCGCTTGCGCACCGGCTCCAGCCCCTCGAGCACCTCGATCGAGGCGGCAGAGTAGTTGTCGGCGGACAGGGTCGAGAGCAGGTCGGCGGGCATTGGCAAGGCCTTCGGTCAGGTCGCGGCGGGTAGGGGGTTATGGGACGATCCGGCCGGCGCGGCAACCGGGCTGGCCGGGCGGCGGTCTAGAAGAAGGGTTCGGTCTGCAACCAGCCCTCGCGCAGGACAAGCGCCGCGAGCGTGGCCGCGCCCAGTGCGAAGAGCGCGGCCAGCAGGGCGATGCGCCGCCTCACTCTGGCTCGGCGAGGCGCATCT
Coding sequences within it:
- a CDS encoding zinc-finger domain-containing protein, whose amino-acid sequence is MDIIRASNIPLSTNQQPGDAVIPAPRTEVVSQWKVACDGSEALEMGHPRVWLAISPQTGFVDCGYCDKRFVIDPAAGADH
- a CDS encoding ABC transporter ATP-binding protein, whose amino-acid sequence is MNDVLRLQGIGKTYNPGTPAAVPVLSDLDLSIGRGEVVALVAPSGAGKSTLLHIAGLLDTPDEGQVVLQGRDLTGASDRLRTQARRRELGFVYQFHHLLPEFSALENVVLPQLANGTPAGAARTRARSLLARVGLTEREAHRPAAMSGGEQQRVAFCRALANAPALMLADEPTGNLDPGTADQVFDLLMNVVRETGLSALIATHNMELAGRMDRVVRLG
- a CDS encoding MFS transporter; translated protein: MSMPSPSILSRPRRALSMPEFVAVLAFTFAVVAFSIDAMLPALPQIAAEMVPGDVNRAQLVLTAFMIGLGGGTLFTGPISDAIGRKPTIIGGFVIYLIGAVAAMLANSIEALLIARVIQGIGASGPRIAVLALVRDLLQGREMARVMSLVNMLFILVPAIAPSIGQAIIAIAGWRGVFGAFIVFALLASSWIGLRQPETLPAERRRPLHLRTLAAAVREALSDRDVVICTATIALGFGQMFALLSSAQQLFGEAYARGDQFPLWFAAMALLSACGTILNARLVVRLGMRRIASTAYAAQAIFACIMLILVTTGAIPEPWRFAAFFVWAVSLFTMAGVTFGNLNAIALHRMGHIAGMVASLVAALSTVGAMLIAAPVGQLYNGTPVPVIAAAAVCSAVAWLLMRRLTPGST
- the parE gene encoding DNA topoisomerase IV subunit B, with protein sequence MPADLLSTLSADNYSAASIEVLEGLEPVRKRPGMYIGGTDERALHHLVAEILDNSMDEAVAGHASRIEVTLMADGSASVRDDGRGIPVDPHPKFPGKSALEVILCTLHAGGKFSGDAYQTSGGLHGVGASVVNALSDRMVVEVARNRELWRQSFSRGIPQGPVEMVGPTRQRGGTTVTFHPDEEIFGHHRLKPARMMRMVKSKAYLFSGVEIRWRSEIDDGETPAEAVFHFPGGLADYLAEQLSTVSIYADRPFAGSVDFAEKFSVPGKVDWAINWTPARDGFIQSYCNTVPTPEGGTHEAGFWSAILKGVRAYGERIKNRKAEAITREDLLTGGCALVSCFIRDPEFVGQTKDRLATTDAARLVEGAVRDHFDNWLVSDPKSAGAILDFLVLRAEERLRRRQEKETARKSATKKLRLPGKLVDCSATNREGTELFIVEGDSAGGSAKMARDRTKQALLPLKGKILNVLGAASSKMGANQELSDLCQALGTGMGSRFVLDDLRYDKIIIMTDADVDGAHIASLLMTFFFTQMRGMIDKGHLYLACPPLYRLTQGAARIYVADDAEKELWLAKGLGGKGKIDVQRFKGLGEMDAKDLKDTTMNPKTRKLIRVSIDDEDGGETGDLVERLMGKKPELRFQYISENAKFVEELDV
- a CDS encoding lipoprotein-releasing ABC transporter permease subunit, whose amino-acid sequence is MQRSSRPFAPFEFMIAWRYLRARRAEGGVSVMTWISLIGIALGVMALIATMAVRSGFRAEFVDTILGANPHTTLYMAPRQIDDETAVPGIISDYDALTQAVAALPGVTRATAVVKGQVLVQAGDRSNIGQVYGLTLADLKAIPRVADAETGIGNIDDFDSGIAIGSGIARELGVGVGSSVRLISPDGAQTAFGTTPRVNAYKVAYIFTAGRYDIDQTRVYMPLAEAQSFFNREDAADEIQIMTTDPERVDRLTPALLAAGGEGAQVWTWRDSSGQFLKALDIEDDVMFVILSILVLIASMNITSGLIMLVKNKGRDIGILRTMGLTQGSILRVFFLCGAFTGIIGTLIGVVLGVALSLNISSIMAAVNWLTGGGAWDPAIRGIYELPAKLRGIDLLKAVSLSLVLSLVVTWFPARRAARMNPVEALRYE
- a CDS encoding alpha/beta fold hydrolase, which produces MRASTVRFGPHRIAAWSMGQGPGLLLVHGTPFSAHVWHRITPHLAPHFTVHSFDLLGYGQSDMPDADVSLGVQNGVLGAVMDHFGLNRPSVIAHDFGGATALRAHLRDGRDYARLLLIDPVAIRPWGSPFVAHVRRHEAAFAGLPPYIHAAILAAYLRGASHRGLTDTGLTPYLDPWTGAKGQEAFYRQIAQMDPVHTDEIEPLLGTVRCPVRLLWGVRDDWIPLADGRRLAAMLPDCPLTEVAGAGHLMQEDAPEAIVGAALEFLRH
- a CDS encoding ABC transporter ATP-binding protein, producing MIDDPRLAASQPRNLTSGQTAPPATPAIEITGLRKTYAPAGRGAPREALRGIDLTIPAGSIFGLLGPNGAGKSTTINILAGLVRKTEGRVTIWGFDQDVNPRQSRAAIGVMPQELNIDPFLSPRVSLEMQAGLYGVPPRERWTDELLALVGLSDQAEAYSRNLSGGMKRRLLLAKALVHRPQVLVLDEPTAGVDIGLREMLWTNVRRLNAQGMTIILTTHYLEEAQSMCDEIAIIDRGQLVTRASTSDLLAAADRKVLVIDSGGASAPPMPEGVAVSVRDRGRLAFTYAPSQVSADAILEALRLGGVRVRDLSTEEADLEDVFRSFVG
- a CDS encoding peptidoglycan -binding protein, producing the protein MALGRRGGRFETNIWPGFVDAMTGLVLVIMFVLTIVMVVQGVMRDQLSTQDRRLGELGDQVAQLGQALGTAQGERDAAEAARAQAAGEALALSRDLALRSEDLAGARARVTDAEAQIATLIAARAADKAAAEAREQQLTARSTAAEGRASAAELAVASARAEIDDKTAAARLDAARAEALEALIADLRAKGNASTTALDEARTKLSEAEAARLTDAAAAEALRAKLGQSQAEMSAMSLALEESRKRAEDTLTLLAAADAAKEDARAEGLSEAQRQAALLKIANDKLAGQEALSAEGARKVAALNAQVAALNRQLAQLQGVLQSGGEAQAAAELKVADLGRQLNAALLNAAEGEKAKAALQAERAAKADAEAKLAAERAATAEAKAQDLTRYRSEFFGRLSAILAGRQGVKVVGDRFVFSSDVVFPAAEATLSAEGRAQIAQVTAQLKEIAAEIPPEVDWILRVDGHTDNTPLSGQGQFADNWALSQARALAVVRYMVDDLGFPPDRLAAAGFGEFRPAEPGDTPEARAANRRIELKLTER